The genome window gcggcgggagcgtcgccgcgctgccagcgcagcactctaccaagtgcgccacgggctcggcccaaaggcccatatttttaaaaaaatttttttctagtctcTGACTTCCTTGCTTAAtcattctattcttttaaatacaTAACCATAACttggaggaaagagaaacagtaaTTATTTCTTCCTCCTTACCCATTTCACAGTGATACTTGGGACAATAAGTACTCTTTCTCCAAGCCAAGCATTTGATAAGCATTAGTTGCTATGGGCATTTAACTGCCTTACAGAAATCCATCCCAATTCCCTGCCTATTGATTTCTTAAGATCATAGAAGAAAATGCACTGAATCCTCAAGAGGCCCTCAAGCTCCCTGACATGGGCACATTCATCTGACCCCCTACCCCAATTCCAAAATCTAACTTATTGTCCTTTTCATAGTTCCTCAGATCCATGCCCTTTAGCTTCTCTTTGTTACCCACTGGGTGGGTGTAACCAAACCTCAGTCACACTGTGGCCCCAGCAGCTGGACTCCTCTGTCTCCCCCATTACATTGCAGACATTCTTTTCACATCATTTTGTCCTCTCTGCTGCATTCCCTCTATTTGGCTTCATTCCCTCTGTGCAAACTTCTGTTTCAAGGGACAGGAGTTTGCCAAGGAGATGCTGGCAGAAAGGGTCCAGTTCTCTCCTTTCTATCTGAAGAGCCCAGTGTCACTCATTAGCATATGAGAAGAATGGTTGTAAATAAACATCAAATGAGGTTAACGAGCTGCAGCTCATCAATATTAATGAAGTCCACCCTTGGAGTGAGGTACCGATGGCTCTAATCACAAGAAGCAGTAAGGCCCCACTTACAGAGCGAGAAGGGTTAGATTCAGCCTGTTGGAATGTTTGTCATTTTATGACCCCAGGAATGCTGCAGAGAAAGGCTGTCAGATACCAGATCTGTGCTTGCAAGCCCCCCTTGTATTCAGACTACATCTGTTTGCCTCAACAGGTGGAAGCCTAGAGGAAGAAGGCTGCATACACTAAGCCAGAATTTGGGATGGGAATTCTCCAGGCCAGTCTGCTGTTTTCAAGTCAAAAATAAGGTCCCCATAGTACCAGGATTTGGTTTCTCATTGCCCTTTCATCAGTAACCCCATGGAACCCAAACTCTTGTTTCCAATGTACCGAGAGAATATCTGGGGACCTTCCAAGCCCAGcttcataaaaaaatgaagaaactccTATTTTATGTAGTTTAGTGTGCCAACCACCAATTAGGTCACTCCACAGAATCATGTTTGATTTGTGTGCCTATATTTAGAGGATTCAAAGAGTAGTAAGTACAGctatatttactgagtacttactatgtcaTAAGCATTGTACTGAACATTTTTGATATGTTatataatcctcacaataatcccaTGAGagtatttccatttcacagatggggaagtTGAAGCTCACTGATTTGATGTAATGTGTCAGATCACACATCTAAAAAGTGGCAGAAGAGATTAGATCTAGATCAGACtgcaaagcccatgctcttaatcACTACACCCTATGGCATCTCGTAGGCAATCACATGAAGTATGTGAGCTTTTGTTCTGCTCCTTCCCTTTTGTAAGATATATGTCCTTCTTCAATTCAAGAGACTAAAGACAAAGTAGTTCTCTGAAAGTAGAATCAGGAgactttagaattaattttttttaagtcaaagcacctctgaaattatttttagaagggaaacttttattaaatgtgatttcctttggatataagtTTGGGGTCAGAAAGatatgtgttttgtgtgtgtgtgtgtgtgtgtgtgtgtgtgtgtgtgtgtgtgtgtgtgtgtgtgtgtgtgtgtgtgtgtgtgtgtgtgtgtgtgtgtgttgggtagCAAAGATACTGATTTATTCACCTTGTCACACCTGTTCCTTTTATGATTAAGTACACACCTTGCATAAGGTAAGTGACCATGGAACACAGAGAAGCTGCCTGGCTCCCATGGCTGATTTGAGCCTGTGACCCTATCCTAAATTACACTTTTTCAACAGCTGAACCCCTAGTTTATTACTTAAAGTTCATACTCTCAGCTTCTTTACCTGTAATTTCcttgggggtgggaaggagaataTGGTGCTTCATCAGATGGttgttataaaaaacaaaaactacaccTGAttgtctttcttctgctttttttttttttttttttttccttgaaaactcAGGAACCTTTACTTGGTAATTTTTACCTAGGCAAGACACCCAGGAATGTTTCCACAGAATGGCACCCAGAGCCCACCCATGCAGGAGTCCTTCCTGCCACCAAGGTAACCAAAACTAGGAAGCAATTGAAACTGGGTCTTCCTTTCCCAGGCCTGTGGCTGTCAACTTGGCTCAGAAAGAGGCAGACTGATGACTTTGTCTCCTCATCCAGTTACACTACCACACAGTTCTCATTTGAGCCTGGTCACATGGCTGTGCCTTCTTATGGCCAAACAAGGATATGCTGTTTCCAGTTCCTTGCACCCTGAGTTTAGCCTGGGCATCCTTAGATGAAACCATCAGGACCCCCAAACCTTGAAGTTTTTCCAGGGACAAATTGCATGTAGTCATGGAAAGGAGGAACAGAGCTGTGCGGTAGAGCAGCGGATGGTGTTCAGTTGGGATGTTTGCAAGAGCCAAGGGGTTAGTTCATTGCTGCTTTGTATACTCAGGCACACCAGAAAACTCAGATTAATAGGCTGTTTATTCTTCAGCATGTTCCTTGAATCAAAGGCTCTGGATGGTATTATTAAAGAGCATTTGTAAGAGTGCCCTGGAACACTCCTCCTGGGCTCCACTCACTGAAGAGGAACGATTGAGTCCTTTCATTTCCTGGGCAGCATCCTTTTTGCTCATTGCTCACTACAGTATAAAGATCTGCAGAACCTTTGTTAGAAAcaaaatctttttctaaaaagtttttaTGAGGTCCCATTAACTACAGCACCTTGGTCTGTTGGAGCCTTATTATTTAATGTCCTTGTCTTTGAGCTACCTGAACCCAGTAAATGCAGTCCACTCTATCTCAgggagttgttttgtttttcattttttggctgtCTTTGGCACCAGTTCCCTGTTTGGGCAGTATTGTCATTTTTCTTCATGGTTGTTTAAAGGAATTtttccagaaggaaaggaaacatcCACATGAACCCTATTCTGTGaagcaaattaatatttttttctattataagatTCTACTGAAATGTAATGAAGTTTCTTTCTTCAAACCTTGGAATTGAAGTATGTTGAATTATGAAAGAGTTACTTCCTCCATTCCACCCCCTACAGTAGTGATTTATATTGGAGAAGGTGGCAAAAAATTAGGAGGGAAACTGCTTCTCCACAATCCCTTTGGTTCCCTTTCAGTATCGGCATGCTGGCATGTGAGTGATCACTGTACCCTGTTCCCTCTGGCAGTTATACTTTTCCTGTGGTCTGGAAAATATTGTATTTCAGGCCATCCACAACTTTTgcttgcatgtgtgcacacacacacatatacatgtaacGCAACCATATGCCTCCTGGGTATCCTCGACACAGAGGCATCCAATATATTTCAAAGGTGCTGGCTCTCACAGCCATTGCAGTACATAGAGCTCCATAGAGACAGCGCTGGGGCAAGTGAGAGCTGGACGGGCACTGGGCGACTCTGTGCCTCGCTgaggaaaaataactaaacatgggcaaaggagatcCTAAGAAGCCGAGAGGCAAAATGTCATCATATGCATTCTTTGTGCAAACTTGTCGGGAGGAGCACAAGAAGAAGCACCCAGATGCTTCAGTCAACTTCTCAGAGTTTTCTAAGAAGTGCTCAGAGAGGTGGAAGACCATGTCtgctaaagagaaaggaaaatttgaagacaTGGCAAAGGCGGACAAGGCCCgttatgaaagagaaatgaaaacatatatccctcctaaaggggaaacaaaaaagaagttcAAGGATCCCAATGCACCCAAGAGGCCTCCTTCGgcctttttcttgttctgttctgAGTATCGCCCCAAAATCAAAGGAGAGCGTCCCGGCCTATCCATTGGCGATGTTGCAAAGAAACTGGGAGAGATGTGGAACAACACTGCTGCAGATGATAAGCAGCCTTATGAAAAGAAGGCGGctaaactgaaggaaaaatatgaaaaggataTTGCTGCATACCGAGCTAAAGGAAAGCCTGATGCAGCAAAAAAGGGAGTTGTCAAGGctgaaataagcaagaaaaagaaggaagaggaggaagacgaCGAGGATGAAGAGgatgagaaggaagaggaagatgaagaagatgaagaggaagaggaagatgatgatgatgaataagTTGGTTCTAgcgcagttttttttttcttgtctataaagcATTTAACCCCCCTGTACACAACtcattccttttaaagaaaaaaattgaaatgtaaaaaaataaaaataaaaaatatatttcaaaggtgCTCAAAGTTCACTTATCACTATAGACAGTGCAAACACTCAGCACATTGCAGACACTTATACCTATCAAACAAACCCAGTACACATAATAAGCAATAGTTTTAAATCTGGCACAACCTTTAATTACCACAGCCAGAGgccagaaaatgaaatcagggTCGTATATCTAGGGTTAGAATTCTAGAAACTATCTGGCATCCTGTAGCCCAAGGTTCCACCAGGGAGGTGCGCCTTGGAGCAATGGGAGTCCTCTCATCCAGAAGATACTGTCCCCTCACTTCCCTCCAAAACCAGCACAGCTGTTTGGATGAGAACTATCTGTCATATATACACTGAGActaagatatatatacacaccctgGCATTCTGCCTGATTCCCTCCTTGAAGCCCATCTGTTTATCCAGTTCCAAATCCCAGAATGCAGTCACCAAAAAGTAAATAGTGAAAagggacagattttttttctttctttcttgataaaCATGTTCcaatgaataaaacagattttGAAAACACATTCCATCTAGTAAATCTTACCTCACAGCTGTGTGAGAAGGGCTTGAAGGAGAGAAGGATGGGATGTGGGAGGGTCTTGGGACTTGACTAGGAGAATTAGAAAGTAAAGATATCCACCAAGCAGGGGCAGTTCAGTACTATCTACTTCTTGTAGGATGGAAATTTGCTTCTTTCCCTCATTCTAACCCCTCATCCTATATGTGGGATCTACGATAGGCTCACCAAAGATGAAGATCTGGCTGCAAGTATCAGCTTCTTTAGCTGAAAAGCTAAAATTTTCTCTATAAAACAAAAGATTCTTCTTCATCTAATTTGGTCCCACATCTCATCCCTCACAATCAGAGCAGAGAGATGAGAACAGAGGTTAaggattggggtgggggtgacTTTAGAGGACATGCCCTGTGCTTCCGCCTGTGCTCTGTTCCTCAGCCACTAACCCTGCTCTCATCCACTCCAGTTGTAAAGCTCCTTTAGATTAAGACAACAGAGTGTTGCCCCAAGCACCCCATCCGGTCTGTCTCTGCTTCACATCCACCCCTTTGGCTAGAAAAATGAGGGACTGAGCTGAGATCAAGAACTTGGATTTTGAAGATCAGGAACAAGCACAAGAAATTGACCTTTTGCCTCAGAGGCAGCTGGATGTTTGTGTGCCTCTGCTCGATGTGGAATTGGCTCACTGAAGCATTCAGGAgtcgttttttaaaaatgttctcttcACTCCTCATTTGCGGGTCAGATGCTTTGGATAATCCAGTGGAATTCTCTCTGCTTCACTGCTGGTTGCTGCCAGACACAGAGTGCTAAATCCTGTCAGTCGGTGACTTGAGATGATGGTGTGTGAAACAGTGCTGCGATTCGGACATCCTGCATTCCGTCGCATGGACTGCTTTACAGTTAACCATAGGAGAGAAATGTGGCAGCAGAGCAGGAAAGTGCAGTGTCTGCAGCCCTCGCCACGTCTTTACTCTGGAAACAGAGCACCTGCCTGTGCCTCCACACTCCCGCATGGTAGTATGTATGTCCCAGAATTGGTAAGCCTTGGGGTAgggaaaatgaagataatgatgaAGGTCCCTGGAGGGTTCAGAGTCTTGTCCAGCATccgatgtaaatatgcatgtgcgcccgtgttccttggttattgtctaatgtgattgcacatgtgcacccggGTGTTGGGGGCAGGGTAGGGGCCGAGCCACGGGAAGGCTGCTcctgctgctagaggctgctgctgccagggcccccaggatgccccgagaggccactgCTGCCCCTGCCTCTGGATCTGTAAGCTTCTGCTgtggaagctgaggactgagctcgagtcgtctgccaatggctcccatgatctttcccaattacctagctcgtggacctacATGTGAGGGCTCTGGTGACCTAGTCtggacaatgggtttgaagggtttgtgagccctagccctaacccgaCAATACAATTGTCGGCTGCGTGGGCAGGGTTCCGACAGTTGCCCTAACCAGACAATTAGCATAACCATACAGCAATATACTTGGAATTCCGTTTCATTCAATATTGTTCCTTTCCCAGGCCTCATAGAGCAATTTCTTCAATAGATTGCAACATGCCAGAGACAGAAATCGCATTTGTGTGCAGAGTAGGGAAATGGGAAATAAAACACTCTTTCTGTTGCTTCTTATCTCCTGGTGTTTGCActtgcctttccttctttccccagATTTCATGGCTGGCCCCTTCTCATCTGGTTAGTTCTCAACTCAAATGATACCTTCTCAAAGTGGTTATCTTTGAACACTTCATCGAATGTTGTCCTATGTTCAATCACTCTATCACACAACTTGGTTTTACTTATGCCATCACCCttatcacctttttttttctttggcagctggccggtaagggaatCAATATGGGGATGGgtacttggtgttatcagcaccacactctaaccaacttagctaaccagctagccccacTGTTATCACtttctaaaagtattttatttgtctatttatttattatctatccacacacacacactagaataTAAGGGATTTTTGTCTGCCGTATTCATCACTATTTCCCCAGAACCTATCACAACCCCTGGCACACAGTTGACATTTAATGTTTACTGACTAAATAAATAGGTAagaatgtagcagcagttaagaACTCTCAAAGCAGAAATGGTGGACTagcaggtacaaaactatgctcaccaccctaagtaaatcattgtacagtatatgcatatattgaaacaacacactctatcccacaaatatgtacaagtaaatgttcaaatttaaaaagaaaaaaagaactccCAAGGCAAATACACATGGTTACTATCAGGAAATGGTAAAGGTAGACAGACAAATTGTTTGAGGAAtggaatgaaaatacaagtttgTTATACTGATTTTAATAATGGTTTAATTGCAAATTGAATGTGAGTCAAAGATCACATAAATTGAGttgctcttcatttcttctgaCTCAGACTAAACTGTTCCCTATTGAGTAGCTCACTCAAGTCAGGGCCGTGGAGACCAAGCACTACAAACTTCCTTGCCAAGCTGGCATAATTGAGGCTACAGAGGATGCATCGGACAGTGCCTGGCTTTGCTTTCTCTAGGGCAGGTGCCAGAAGAATCAGGCACAAcaatttaaagcagtttaaaGCGCAGCCTGGGTATCTTCATCAGCCTTTATTACACTCTTGCCTGCCTCCAGTTCCCAAAGAAACTACATTCCTGTCCGCAGCTCAGGGGCTCTGCAGCTCCTTCGGTTGTGAAAGCCATGGAGGGTGGGTGCGGTGTGTCTTAGCTCTGACCTGCCCAGTGTGAGACAGTATGACCAAGAGAATGCTTCCTTTTAGCCTGGCAGACACATGGCACTCATCACCTCACAAGTCCTTCATCTACATGAGAAGTATTAGATTCTCAGAAGTTATCTTTTGTCTTGTTTGGGCAAGATCAGTGCCTAGTGTCATGAGAAAGAGATTAAAGATTAAAGGGCCTCCGCCAGGAAAGTGGATAGTTTTGCCTGAATctcttaatttgtttttccccTTACAAGTACATTCATGTTGCTGGGCTCCTGACTTACTCCCTGGCAGTTTGTAGTCATTATTATCATGACTTTGTGGTCTCATTGATATTAGAATGGGCTTCAACTGCTGGAGATGATGCTTCTATGCTCCACTGCTTTTTCTCTTACGTTGCTTCTGTTGGTTTCAGCCTTTAGCAAGCCACCCCACTCCACACCCcactctttcccttttattgatgCTATGTTGACTTTGCATGCCTCTGTTAGTTCAGTTTTCTGAGCACCTGCAGAGAATTAACCATCTCTGCTTACTGCTGGGGATCACCCAGGCCTTTGATCTATTTCATTTCTGTACTTTTGGAAATGTTGAAGGACTAACCCCACCATAGTACATAAAAGGTGCTATAGTCCCTATAGCTTGACCTTCCAAACTAGCTCTGCTTAGGGACCAGAAGATATTCCTGTAAATACATAGGTAGataccatttattaaatgttttctatGTACCATATACTCTTCTAAGCTCTTAATGTTAATATCTTATTTAGTCTTTGCTTGTAGGCCTAAAAGGCCATACATGAACAGACCCCAGTTATTTCTCTAACCTTGTCTCTTattcctttccccctttttcttttggCTCCAGCCACATTAGCTTCCATGCTGTTTACCTAATAGGCATGCTCCCTCCTTGAGACCTTTGCAGTggttattccctctgcctggaatgctcttccctcaGCTGTCCATACTGGTTATTCCTTAACCTCTTTCAAATCTTTGCTTAGGTGTTACATTTTCCATGAAACCTACCTAGACCATTCTATATAAAATTGTACCACCGTTACCACCTCATACTCCCTATCTGActtgctctattttatttttttccattgtactTATAATTAATGTACTatattgtttacttgtttattttatgtataatttatcTGTCTTCTCCACTAAAAGATAAGCTCCATAAAGGCAAGGAGCTTGTCTGTTCCCTAATGTATCCTAAGCACCTAAAAAACAGTATCTGCCACAATGTAGCTGTTCCgtaatatctgttgaatgaatgaactttgTTCCTTCgaaaaccctgtgaggtaggtattctgttatctcccattttaaagatgatggaATTGAAGCTCAAAAAATTTAAGTAACTAACTTTCCCTGGGTTATTCATCTAGTAAGTAGTAGAGCTGGGATATGAACCCAGGATTAACTTCACAAAGTGCTTTCAACCAAGAGGTCAATCCTGAGAGTCATCTGAGCAAAGGAAGATTCTCAACTGACCAATTACTCAgattgttagagcatggtgctgatagcaccaaggtctgAGGTTCGagtcctgtaccagccagcagaaaaaataaataaaaaatgaatgaatgaataagtacagATTCTCCCACCCTGATCCCAAGGATTCTGGTTCTGAAGGTTTTGGATACATAAATCATACTTGGAGTTGCACTGGGATATGTTACATTGCCTTTAAGGGCCTGGCATCTACATAGGGAAGCATAGAGTTAAAACgtattgaacatattttcacTGCCTACTGTGTACCAGTCCCTGTGGTATATAAAAGCAAATGAGATGGAGTTCTTACCCTGAAGACTCACTCTAGTGGACCTTGGAACCCTACCTTGACTCTGCCAGATTACCTCACATGAGGAAGCTATTTACTCTTTAGGTCTTAGTTTCTCCCTCTGTAATATGGAGATAGTCAATTATTTACTTACAAAAGACCAGATCtgtgacccccacccccacaccccataGGCTCTTTTAAGTTGTGAAGTCACAAAATGGACTAACTTTCAATGCTGAACAATGACAGAATGGTGATGGtacagacagacaaataaatcATAACTCGACCATCAATAAATAGTGgaagactggccagttagctcagttggttagagtatggtgctgataacaccaaggtcgaaggttcaatctctgtaccagccagccaccaaaaataggtaggtaggtaggtaggtaggtaggtaggtaggtaggtaggtaggtagatagatagatagatagatagatagatagatagatagatagatagatagatagatagatagatagatacttACAAGCACATGCTTTGAATTCAGGCAGATCCATAAATCAAAGCCTGAATGTGCTATTTGCTAGTTATGTAACTGAGCAAATTACATCACCTACCTATGTCTGCGAGTAAAATGAGGACAACAATACTTACCTTATAGGACTGTTGAGAGGGATTAAATGATAGTAATGATGCACAGCActcagtaaaataatttaaaaacatgactAACACACTGAGGCAGTGTATAATCACTAATAAATAGTTTAGTGACAATAAATATAGAAAGACTCAGAAGAAGAGTTTTATAGCCTACTGTTTTAAAGTTTGGGtactgcttttttttgttttaatataatttacatggaaatcttttcaaaatatatgtaaatatacgtACAGTGGCCTTGTCTGTCTTCTTATataatttatcttattttgttATCTAAGCATCGTCGTCataatcataaattattttactatGCTGGAAAACTCTGCTGCCTTCAGGGCTGTTGAAGTGTACCCTAAATGCACCCagattgtattttaaatatttttttcctgcctgtCTGTTCTGTCATGCTGTTAATACCTAATTTCTCACTGTTGTCCTTGTACCTGCCTTTTATAGTTCCTTTTCTCCTCCTGGTTTACTTTGTCTAATCTATATTGGCTTACAAACTAGATGGCCAAGCTTGTTAAAACTTTGAGTATAAGCAAAGTTTGACTCTGAAGCCTGTAAGTTAGCCACAAAAGCTTTAGTATATGCCTTTGTGACATCTGTTTTGCATACTTAGAGATTTACTGGCATTTAGATATTTGAAATTGCCTGTTAGTTCACCCCActccagcgccttggggcccaccaggggacccagggcgtggagaaggggaccggaccccccatcccacaaccagacacaccactcCAGCACTGtggggcccactcagggacccagggcatggagccggggatcggacactctccacaaccaggcacaccaccagcaccaaggagcaggccaaaaacatctcctccttattggtggcccaccacaactaccacgataaccatggctgctgcaaaggcagctagatgccacaaccaccacgcagatggtccaccagccactggagtgcgttgacacaaggagagtcaccagcagagataaagaaaggaggaggatgtctctctcgacagagcccatttcagcagaagaggcatctgctctatcatagtattgggggacctgattacacctctcatcattggacagatcatttgggcagcaaatcaacagagtaaccattattctttcagagggagagaagaaatataaggtgattagaggggggaggggggagggaaagggggttggggagggattggacaaggggcataaagaataattacgatttgtaacaatatatatgctagtaatattgatttgatcaacatatctcaatgttgaaccccaaaaatatgtataatcaatattgattcaataatttttttaaaaaataataaataaataaatgtaaaatgcttgGCACCAACCTTAGCACATAGTAACTGCTTAATTGTTAGGTATTGTTTTAAATCAGTAATAAATATCAATAGCTACCtaagacctaaaaaaagaaagaaagaaagaaaagaaattgcctGTTAagtgttttgtttgggttttttttggttaaaatggtaaattttatgttatatatattttactataataaaaaagcaaaaccaaaataaaaagccaTCTAGCTTCCAGGTGAGTTCCTCTTGAATCTACCACCCCCTGAAATATCCTTAAAATATACATTAGCACATAGACAGGAACAAGTTCAAGAGCTccattgtacaacatggtgactgtagttaataagaGTGTATCATGTTCTTGAAAATCACTGGAAgtggattttaagtgttctcaccataaaaaataagtatgtgaggtaatgtatatgttaagttgcttgatttagccattccacagtgtatacatatctcaaaacatcatgttgtctGCAATAAATACTACAACTTTTGacagttgaagaaataaatacatttttttttttaaattttttaaattttttttatttattttttttttttaattttattttgtcgatatacattgtggctgattattgctccccatcaccaaaacctccctcccttctccctcccccttcccccccaacaatgtcctttctgtttgcttgtcgtatcaacttcaaataattgtggttgttatatcttcttcccccccccccggtttgtgtgtgtgtgtgtgtgtgtgtgtgtgtgtgtgtgtgtgaatttatatattaatttttagctcccaccaataagtgagaacacgtggtatttctctttctgtgcctgacttgtttcacttaatataattctctcaaggtccatccatgttgttgcaaatggcagtatttcattcatttttatagctgagtagtattccattgtgtagatgtaccacattttccgtatccactcatctgatgatgggcatttgggctggttccaacccttggctattgtaaagagtgctgcgataaacattgggaaacaggtataccttcgacttgatgatttccattcctctgggtatatacccaacagtgggatagctgggtcgtatggtagatctatctgcaattgtttgaggaacctccataccattttccatagaggctgcaccattttgcagtcccaccaacaatgtatgagagttcctttttctccgcagcctcgccagcaagaaataaatacattttaaaaataaagattagccCTCTCTTCCATGCCACACCCATTCAGGGGTCCTCAACTAATAAGGGTTCTGTTGAACCTCATTCATTTATCAGCATATCTCCTAACCTTCATTCTCTGCAGTCATGAAATACCTCCCAGCAGTAGCTAAGCATCCATAGGCTGCACTGGtatttgttgtggtttttttcactgatatttggttcttgtcttttttttttttttaatttttattgagtcataattgattatacatattttgggggttcaatgttgaaatatgttgatcaaatcaatattactagtatatatattgttgtaaattgtatttattctttatgccccttgtccaatctctccccatacccctctccctctcccctctcaccCTTGATaagcctagatttcttctctccctttgaaagagtaatggttattctgttgatttgttgcctagatgatctatccaatgctgagaggtgtgttcaggtcccccaatattatcgtagagcagatgcttcttctgtcattctggaatgggctttgtggagagaga of Cynocephalus volans isolate mCynVol1 chromosome 4, mCynVol1.pri, whole genome shotgun sequence contains these proteins:
- the LOC134375842 gene encoding high mobility group protein B1-like, with the protein product MGKGDPKKPRGKMSSYAFFVQTCREEHKKKHPDASVNFSEFSKKCSERWKTMSAKEKGKFEDMAKADKARYEREMKTYIPPKGETKKKFKDPNAPKRPPSAFFLFCSEYRPKIKGERPGLSIGDVAKKLGEMWNNTAADDKQPYEKKAAKLKEKYEKDIAAYRAKGKPDAAKKGVVKAEISKKKKEEEEDDEDEEDEKEEEDEEDEEEEEDDDDE